GTAAACTCGTCTCTGGTTCCGTTGACCAGTCTGACCAGTCTTTCTTGGATGATGACCAAATGGAAGCTGGATATGTGCTGACCTGTGTCGCCTACCCAACGTCTGACGTCACCATCGAAACCCACAAAGAAGAGGAACTTTACTAAAAGTAAGGCATCTCAAAAATCAACTTGCAAGAGTATCCGATGTCGTAGAGACACAAAAAGAAAAGAAGCAGTACAGACAGAGAAAATTGCGCTCTGCTGTGTCTGCTCCAACATCTACTTTGGTATTAAGTCTAGAGTCATCTTATGTAAGCAGGAACGCTGGAAATACCGCGAGCCTGCTTTATTAACTTAATTTTAGCAATCTCCACGAGAATCCCTCTGTTCAGTAGCAAACGAAAGAGGGTATTTTGAGTGTCATATATACTCACTCAGCTCGTTTGCTGATTCCCGTTGCCAAGAATTTGAATTTTAGTCCCAGGATAATAGAACTGGAGAATTTTCGGACTTGACCAGCCTAGCTGTGCTAGATTTTGAGCACCCACTTGACTCAAGCCAACTCCATGTCCTAAACCACCGCCAACAAAGGCGTATCCCCAAAGTTTTGTTTTGCCTTTATTTAATGGTTGTAGGTAAAACAGAGTGCTGACAGGAGCAACAAAGGCACTGCGAACTTCGTCTTTATGTAGAGAAAAGGTGCCAATCTCTGTTTTGACATTGAGTTTGAGAATGCGTCCGCTCTTGCTTCGTTCTACTACCCTGATGTCTCGAACAGTTTTAAACTTCGCATAGGGACTGTTTTTCACCTTGAGAAATTTCTGTAAACCCTGAGTAATCTCTTTCAAGCTAGTTTCCCTACGCCAACGGAACAAGTCCCACTGGCTTTCATTAAAGCCTTGTTTGAGACTGATAAATCGTTGAAATTGGTTTTCATCTGCTAAATTCCGCCCAGACAAGTTCCATATGTTATTGCTCGGAGCATCTACTATAGGTTGCAGATAGGGACGTTCATCACCATTCCAGACATCGCTAAAGGAAGCAGTGACGCCACCAGTCGTGGAAGAATACAAGGCATCCACTAGCTGGTTTTGATAAGTGAGAATCATACCCCGTGTTGCCGCGATCGCCTGATCTGTGTTCGCTGTCACTCCACTCAGCCCATAATACACTTGGCAGTGAGTATCAGCACACAATTGATACTCATCTATAGCAAATCTATGTAAATTCCGTAGGGCATAAGTCCGGGCAATAATCGCTTGTGCTTCCATTGCTGCCGTTGGTGCTGAAGCGCCAATTTCATAAGGCACAACCCCACGCAAGTATGTTTCTAAACCAACTTCGTTAACCAGAGTATAGCTACCGTAGGCATTTGGCTGTAACTCCATCTGTCCGGAGTAAAGACGTGCTTTCTCTGATTTTTTACTCTCATTGACCCGAATCAAATTTTTATCGCTACTAATTTCCAAATCATCTACGTTATAGCGTTTGCCATTCACTTGCCAACTGACTCGCGGTACCTTTTGTAGAACTTGGGTGTTTACAAAAGCAGTCCTGTAACCAGCAGCTTGCACGCTCTGCAACAACAAACGTCTTAGTAAAGGAGTGTTATAAACGTCCCGTTTTGCCCAAACTTGCCAACGTTCTGGTTGGGCTATTTCCACCTCTATTCCCCGATTACGCCAGTTTCTGGCGCTGTCTTCAGCAGTTTCATAGGTGCGAAAGGTTCCCAGCACGACCCTTTCCTCAACAACTGTTCTTGGTAAAGCTTGCATCAAGACTTCCAGCTTGAGAGGGTTGCTAGTTGCTAGGGTTTGCTGAGTGTTACCATTTTTAAATTTTAGCCTCAAGCGATCGCCTTTGGTAGGTTCTAATTGCAGCTGTTCTGTAGGGTTATCTCCAAATCGCTGCACTATGCCAATCCTGATTTCCACATCCTTTGTTTTGCTTTCAGGACCCGATGCCCCAGTCAGACCTAACAAACAAAACGTGGTCAGTACGGTGTAAGAAATACGCCAGATGATTTTCATGGAATCTTTATTCTGCCGCCACAGCTGTCTAGAAATAGATGATCGCCAAAATCAGTACGAACGATGATGTTAGGTATACTCGGATGCCAGCCCTCACACCGAAAAAATCCAAAAATTCAAGCGGATCATCCTGACATCAAGACCCCCGTTTCATCTTTAGGGTTCCTTTTGGTGTCTTTTGACTTCCCTATGTAGTGTAGTAGTTTTTGGCACAAGTTATCTGGTAAAACCAATACTAAATTTTCCCTATAAATAAATTGCAACTCATAGTCATAACGATTATGATTTATTTAGGGACTACAAAACGCCACTCCTCCACACAACTCATTTATGATCAAAGTTCAAGAAATCCCTTTAAATCAGATACGGCGACCTTTGCCACGCAAAAACGACCCACAGAAGGTAAAAGCTCTTATGGAATCGATTGCTGCCATTGGGCAGCAAGAACCAATTGATGTTTTAGAAGTCGATGGACAGTACTACGGATTTTCTGGATGCCATCGCTACGAAGCTTGCCAACGTTTGGGCAAAGAAACTATCTTAGCCAGAGTCCGCAAAGCCCCCAAAAGCGTTTTGAAAATGCATCTGGCATAAGCTTATCGTTTATCTTTGGTAAAACTACTGATCACTCGTTTGGAGAAAATTATGCCAAGTCAAACATTCCCAGTAAACATCGGTATTGACGAAGCAAGCAGGGCTAAAATTGCCGAAGGTTTGTCTCGCCTGCTGGCTGATACCTATACACTGTACCTAAAAACTCATAACTTCCATTGGAACGTCACAGGACCGATGTTCCAAACTCTGCATTTGTTGTTTGAGACACAGTATACAGAGTTAGCAGCAGCAGTTGATTTAATTGCTGAACGGATTAGAGCATTGGGCTATCCTGCACCCGGTACTTACAGCGAGTTTAGCCAACTCAGTTCCATTTCAGAAAGTCTTGGTGTCCCCAAAGCTACAGAAATGATCCGCCTGCTTGTAGAAGGACAAGAAGCCGTTGTCAGAACCGCGCGGTCTATCTTCCCTGTGGTGGAAGAAGTCAATGACGAACCCACTGCCGATTTATTGACTCAGCGGATGCAGGTACACGAAAAGAATGCTTGGATGCTGAGAAGTTTACT
The sequence above is a segment of the Mastigocladopsis repens PCC 10914 genome. Coding sequences within it:
- a CDS encoding SpoIID/LytB domain-containing protein, which gives rise to MKIIWRISYTVLTTFCLLGLTGASGPESKTKDVEIRIGIVQRFGDNPTEQLQLEPTKGDRLRLKFKNGNTQQTLATSNPLKLEVLMQALPRTVVEERVVLGTFRTYETAEDSARNWRNRGIEVEIAQPERWQVWAKRDVYNTPLLRRLLLQSVQAAGYRTAFVNTQVLQKVPRVSWQVNGKRYNVDDLEISSDKNLIRVNESKKSEKARLYSGQMELQPNAYGSYTLVNEVGLETYLRGVVPYEIGASAPTAAMEAQAIIARTYALRNLHRFAIDEYQLCADTHCQVYYGLSGVTANTDQAIAATRGMILTYQNQLVDALYSSTTGGVTASFSDVWNGDERPYLQPIVDAPSNNIWNLSGRNLADENQFQRFISLKQGFNESQWDLFRWRRETSLKEITQGLQKFLKVKNSPYAKFKTVRDIRVVERSKSGRILKLNVKTEIGTFSLHKDEVRSAFVAPVSTLFYLQPLNKGKTKLWGYAFVGGGLGHGVGLSQVGAQNLAQLGWSSPKILQFYYPGTKIQILGNGNQQTS
- a CDS encoding Dps family protein, coding for MPSQTFPVNIGIDEASRAKIAEGLSRLLADTYTLYLKTHNFHWNVTGPMFQTLHLLFETQYTELAAAVDLIAERIRALGYPAPGTYSEFSQLSSISESLGVPKATEMIRLLVEGQEAVVRTARSIFPVVEEVNDEPTADLLTQRMQVHEKNAWMLRSLLEE
- a CDS encoding ParB N-terminal domain-containing protein yields the protein MIKVQEIPLNQIRRPLPRKNDPQKVKALMESIAAIGQQEPIDVLEVDGQYYGFSGCHRYEACQRLGKETILARVRKAPKSVLKMHLA